A stretch of Brassica rapa cultivar Chiifu-401-42 chromosome A08, CAAS_Brap_v3.01, whole genome shotgun sequence DNA encodes these proteins:
- the LOC103835277 gene encoding RNA polymerase II degradation factor 1 isoform X1 — protein sequence MSSGKVIGARKGNNDIPTGSRKIVQSLKEIVNSPEAEIYAMLKECNMDPNEAVHRLLSQDPFHEVKSKKEKKKETRDVPDYRLRGGHNTYNRGGRGGSDRYGGRSGSTHLSSTDSGNFRGKSTNKRESGTQGYTSSWSSASGVANHHQTPHSDSVVTENKLPPAASSDGILSSQPASGHQTPWFGAQGQMSMADIVKRGIPQNKTTNSQRSEINHGHEVNANHLVPVKDEWPSIEKPLAPITSSVSVAPVESEACGGAADFQSERGVQQHLRDRLENIQLDESGPSEDLGVDHVQPGSVGNVQEDDSGVSSESNDNQYTYETQSHPVEHHKDEDEVSSGSADSQELTIDGHDQEASHEEDRPAVVIPKHLLIHTEECSQLSFGSFGGFGSRPLSNNAEETPDVAPQNEHPDARNTEFYGDERLGSTVNGSMGHAPAAGSYDDSLESRREVLKQENPETVQENQYTFAQSETEYAKQQQQQQQLNTAYDASQTNAQNQMQNLASLSNVMQAYPHSDPNSLLAQNARELEFQYSNFAQSMQSRNSNNASSLGAQSISMPEALRGSGIPGTQPMQQNLQGANIATGPALPQQLPQMHPYSQPTMPLAHFANMISYPLIPQNYPYMPSAFQQTYAGNTSYHQQLAALLPQYKTNLSSSNLPQSATAPASAYGFGNNSTNVGSAGNFPLNQQQSAPTGYEDVLSSQYKESNHLLALQHQQQQQNENSAMWHHGHGSRTMSGVPANTYYNLQAQQQQLQQTQQAAAGGYRQAQQQQQQRYGSHGYPNFYQSQTEMSLERQQQNPRDGAGAQVGQQPSDQTQQQLWQNSY from the exons ATGAGCAGCGGCAAGGTCATCGGAGCGAGAAAGGGCAATAACGATATTCCGACAGGGTCTAGGAAAATAGTACAGAGCTTGAAGGAAATCGTGAACTCTCCCGAGGCTGAGATCTACGCTATGCTTAAAGAGTGTAATATGGATCCTAACGAAGCCGTTCATCGCCTCCTCTCTCAAG ATCCTTTTCACGAGGTAAAGAgcaaaaaggaaaagaagaaagag ACTAGGGATGTACCGGATTACAGGCTGCGTGGTGGTCATAACACATACAACCGTGGTGGTAGAGGTGGTTCTGATCGCTATGGTGGTCGAAGTGGATCTACTCATCTCAGCTCTACTG ATTCTGGAAACTTCCGGGGTAAATctacaaacaaaagagaaagtGGAACCCAGGGTTACACAAGCTCTTGGTCTTCTGCCTCTGGAGTGGCAAACCACCATCAGACACCACACAG TGATTCTGTTGTTACGGAAAATAAATTGCCACCTGCTGCCTCGAGCGATGGAATACTATCATCACAGCCCGCTTCTGGACATCAAACTCCATGGTTTGGAGCTCAAGGCCAGATGTCTATGGCTGACATTGTGAAGAGGGGTATACCACAGAACAAGACGACAAACTCACAACGATCTGAGATTAATCACGGACATGAAGTTAATGCAAATCATCTGGTCCCTGTGAAAGATGAATGGCCGTCGATTGAGAAGCCACTGGCTCCTATTACATCTTCTGTATCAGTAGCACCAGTAGAGTCAGAGGCATGCGGTGGCGCAGCTGATTTCCAATCTGAGAGAGGAGTTCAACAACATCTGAGGGACCGGTTAGAAAATATACAGTTGGACGAAAGTGGCCCTTCTGAAGATCTTGGAGTCGATCATGTGCAACCTGGCTCGGTTGGAAATGTCCAAGAAGATGACTCAGGAGTTTCGTCTGAATCTAATGATAATCAGTACACTTATGAGACGCAGAGCCATCCTGTGGAGCACCACAAAG ATGAAGATGAGGTTTCATCTGGTTCAGCCGACTCTCAAGAACTAACCATAGATGGTCATGATCAAGAAGCCTCGCATGAAGAGGATAGACCCGCTGTTGTTATTCCAAAACATTTGCTAATCCATACAGAAGAGTGCTCGCAATTGAGTTTTGGAAGTTTTGGAGGTTTTGGATCAAGGCCTTTGAGCAACAATGCAGAAGAGACACCTGACGTAGCTCCACAGAACGAACATCCAGATGCTAG AAATACTGAGTTCTATGGAGATGAACGCCTTGGAAGTACAGTTAATGGAAGTATGGGGCACGCACCTGCCGCTGGAAGTTATGATGATTCTTTGGAATCTAGGCGAGAGGTTCTGAAGCAAGAAAACCCTGAGACTGTTCAAGAGAACCAGTACACATTTGCTCAGTCCGAGACAGAGTATGctaagcagcagcagcagcagcagcagctgaATACTGCATATGATGCGTCACAGACAAATGCTCAGAACCAGATGCAGAATCTTGCTTCTTTGTCAAATGTGATG CAGGCGTATCCACACTCAGATCCCAACAGTTTATTGGCACAAAACGCTAGGGAGCTTGAGTTCCAGTATTCCAATTTTGCACAGTCTATGCAGTCAAGAAATAGCAATAATGCTTCTTCACTTGGTGCCCAAAGCATTTCCATGCCAGAG GCGCTCCGAGGCAGTGGAATCCCAGGGACACAGCCAATGCAGCAAAACTTACAAGGTGCTAATATCGCCACTGGACCAGCACTTCCTCAACAGCTTCCTCAAATGCATCCTTACTCTCAACCCACAATGCCGCTAGCACACTTTGCAAACATGATTAGTTACCCTCTAATACCTCAGAACTATCCATACATGCCATCTGCTTTCCAGCAAACATATGCTGGTAACACCTCATATCACCAGCAACTAGCTGCGTTGCTTCCACAGTACAAAACCAATCTCTCTTCCAGTAATTTGCCTCAGTCTGCAACAGCGCCTGCTTCCGCTTATGGCTTTGGAAACAACTCCACTAATGTTGGATCCGCTGGAAACTTCCCTCTTAACCAACAACAGTCTGCTCCTACCGGGTATGAAGATGTTCTGAGTTCTCAGTACAAAGAGAGTAATCATCTGTTGGCACTTCAAcatcagcagcagcagcag AACGAAAACTCGGCGATGTGGCATCACGGTCATGGCTCTCGGACCATGTCAGGTGTCCCGGCTAACACATACTACAACCTCCAAGCACAACAACAGCAACTCCAACAGACTCAGCAAGCAGCGGCAGGAGGGTATCGTCAAgctcagcagcagcaacaacagcGTTATGGGTCTCATGGCTACCCTAATTTCTATCAGTCCCAAACAGAAATGTCGCTCGAGCGCCAGCAGCAAAACCCTAGAGATGGTGCGGGGGCTCAGGTTGGTCAGCAGCCCTCAGATCAAACCCAGCAGCAGCTCTGGCAAAACTCTTACTAA
- the LOC103835277 gene encoding RNA polymerase II degradation factor 1 isoform X2 has translation MSSGKVIGARKGNNDIPTGSRKIVQSLKEIVNSPEAEIYAMLKECNMDPNEAVHRLLSQDPFHEVKSKKEKKKETRDVPDYRLRGGHNTYNRGGRGGSDRYGGRSGSTHLSSTDSGNFRGKSTNKRESGTQGYTSSWSSASGVANHHQTPHSDSVVTENKLPPAASSDGILSSQPASGHQTPWFGAQGQMSMADIVKRGIPQNKTTNSQRSEINHGHEVNANHLVPVKDEWPSIEKPLAPITSSVSVAPVESEACGGAADFQSERGVQQHLRDRLENIQLDESGPSEDLGVDHVQPGSVGNVQEDDSGVSSESNDNQYTYETQSHPVEHHKDEDEVSSGSADSQELTIDGHDQEASHEEDRPAVVIPKHLLIHTEECSQLSFGSFGGFGSRPLSNNAEETPDVAPQNEHPDARNTEFYGDERLGSTVNGSMGHAPAAGSYDDSLESRREVLKQENPETVQENQYTFAQSETEYAKQQQQQQQLNTAYDASQTNAQNQMQNLASLSNVMAYPHSDPNSLLAQNARELEFQYSNFAQSMQSRNSNNASSLGAQSISMPEALRGSGIPGTQPMQQNLQGANIATGPALPQQLPQMHPYSQPTMPLAHFANMISYPLIPQNYPYMPSAFQQTYAGNTSYHQQLAALLPQYKTNLSSSNLPQSATAPASAYGFGNNSTNVGSAGNFPLNQQQSAPTGYEDVLSSQYKESNHLLALQHQQQQQNENSAMWHHGHGSRTMSGVPANTYYNLQAQQQQLQQTQQAAAGGYRQAQQQQQQRYGSHGYPNFYQSQTEMSLERQQQNPRDGAGAQVGQQPSDQTQQQLWQNSY, from the exons ATGAGCAGCGGCAAGGTCATCGGAGCGAGAAAGGGCAATAACGATATTCCGACAGGGTCTAGGAAAATAGTACAGAGCTTGAAGGAAATCGTGAACTCTCCCGAGGCTGAGATCTACGCTATGCTTAAAGAGTGTAATATGGATCCTAACGAAGCCGTTCATCGCCTCCTCTCTCAAG ATCCTTTTCACGAGGTAAAGAgcaaaaaggaaaagaagaaagag ACTAGGGATGTACCGGATTACAGGCTGCGTGGTGGTCATAACACATACAACCGTGGTGGTAGAGGTGGTTCTGATCGCTATGGTGGTCGAAGTGGATCTACTCATCTCAGCTCTACTG ATTCTGGAAACTTCCGGGGTAAATctacaaacaaaagagaaagtGGAACCCAGGGTTACACAAGCTCTTGGTCTTCTGCCTCTGGAGTGGCAAACCACCATCAGACACCACACAG TGATTCTGTTGTTACGGAAAATAAATTGCCACCTGCTGCCTCGAGCGATGGAATACTATCATCACAGCCCGCTTCTGGACATCAAACTCCATGGTTTGGAGCTCAAGGCCAGATGTCTATGGCTGACATTGTGAAGAGGGGTATACCACAGAACAAGACGACAAACTCACAACGATCTGAGATTAATCACGGACATGAAGTTAATGCAAATCATCTGGTCCCTGTGAAAGATGAATGGCCGTCGATTGAGAAGCCACTGGCTCCTATTACATCTTCTGTATCAGTAGCACCAGTAGAGTCAGAGGCATGCGGTGGCGCAGCTGATTTCCAATCTGAGAGAGGAGTTCAACAACATCTGAGGGACCGGTTAGAAAATATACAGTTGGACGAAAGTGGCCCTTCTGAAGATCTTGGAGTCGATCATGTGCAACCTGGCTCGGTTGGAAATGTCCAAGAAGATGACTCAGGAGTTTCGTCTGAATCTAATGATAATCAGTACACTTATGAGACGCAGAGCCATCCTGTGGAGCACCACAAAG ATGAAGATGAGGTTTCATCTGGTTCAGCCGACTCTCAAGAACTAACCATAGATGGTCATGATCAAGAAGCCTCGCATGAAGAGGATAGACCCGCTGTTGTTATTCCAAAACATTTGCTAATCCATACAGAAGAGTGCTCGCAATTGAGTTTTGGAAGTTTTGGAGGTTTTGGATCAAGGCCTTTGAGCAACAATGCAGAAGAGACACCTGACGTAGCTCCACAGAACGAACATCCAGATGCTAG AAATACTGAGTTCTATGGAGATGAACGCCTTGGAAGTACAGTTAATGGAAGTATGGGGCACGCACCTGCCGCTGGAAGTTATGATGATTCTTTGGAATCTAGGCGAGAGGTTCTGAAGCAAGAAAACCCTGAGACTGTTCAAGAGAACCAGTACACATTTGCTCAGTCCGAGACAGAGTATGctaagcagcagcagcagcagcagcagctgaATACTGCATATGATGCGTCACAGACAAATGCTCAGAACCAGATGCAGAATCTTGCTTCTTTGTCAAATGTGATG GCGTATCCACACTCAGATCCCAACAGTTTATTGGCACAAAACGCTAGGGAGCTTGAGTTCCAGTATTCCAATTTTGCACAGTCTATGCAGTCAAGAAATAGCAATAATGCTTCTTCACTTGGTGCCCAAAGCATTTCCATGCCAGAG GCGCTCCGAGGCAGTGGAATCCCAGGGACACAGCCAATGCAGCAAAACTTACAAGGTGCTAATATCGCCACTGGACCAGCACTTCCTCAACAGCTTCCTCAAATGCATCCTTACTCTCAACCCACAATGCCGCTAGCACACTTTGCAAACATGATTAGTTACCCTCTAATACCTCAGAACTATCCATACATGCCATCTGCTTTCCAGCAAACATATGCTGGTAACACCTCATATCACCAGCAACTAGCTGCGTTGCTTCCACAGTACAAAACCAATCTCTCTTCCAGTAATTTGCCTCAGTCTGCAACAGCGCCTGCTTCCGCTTATGGCTTTGGAAACAACTCCACTAATGTTGGATCCGCTGGAAACTTCCCTCTTAACCAACAACAGTCTGCTCCTACCGGGTATGAAGATGTTCTGAGTTCTCAGTACAAAGAGAGTAATCATCTGTTGGCACTTCAAcatcagcagcagcagcag AACGAAAACTCGGCGATGTGGCATCACGGTCATGGCTCTCGGACCATGTCAGGTGTCCCGGCTAACACATACTACAACCTCCAAGCACAACAACAGCAACTCCAACAGACTCAGCAAGCAGCGGCAGGAGGGTATCGTCAAgctcagcagcagcaacaacagcGTTATGGGTCTCATGGCTACCCTAATTTCTATCAGTCCCAAACAGAAATGTCGCTCGAGCGCCAGCAGCAAAACCCTAGAGATGGTGCGGGGGCTCAGGTTGGTCAGCAGCCCTCAGATCAAACCCAGCAGCAGCTCTGGCAAAACTCTTACTAA